A portion of the Streptomyces sp. NBC_00376 genome contains these proteins:
- a CDS encoding TlrC/CarA/OleB/SrmB family ABC-F type ribosomal protection protein — translation MSIAQFALHDITKRYHDCIVLDRVGFSIKPGEKVGVIGDNGSGKSTLLKVLAGREQPDNGMLTVVAPGGIGYLAQTLELPLDATVQDAVDLALSDLRELEAAMRRTEAELAEHDADAPESELSAILQRYAVLIERYQARGGYEADVRVEVALHGLGLPGLDRDRRLRTLSGGERSRLALAATLASAPELLLLDEPTNDLDDGAMEWLEDHLRGHRGTVIAVTHDRVFLDRLTTTILEVGSGRVTRYGDGYEGYLAAKAVERARRLREYEEWRAELDRNQGLIASNVARMDNIPRKMALSSFGHGAYRRRGRDHGAMARIRNAKQRVAQLTESPVHAPADPLSFAARIESVGPEAAEEAVAELTEVRVADRLSVGFLRIRPGERLMITGPNGAGKSTLLRVLSEELAPDSGSVRVGCRVGHLRQDETPWPPELTVLRAFAHGRGGYLADHAEKLLSLGLFGPSDLRRRVKDLSYGQRRRIEIARLVSEPMDLLLLDEPTNHLTPVLVEELEQALVDFRGAVVVVTHDRRMRSRFTGARLTMDRGHIADSGAA, via the coding sequence GTGTCGATTGCGCAATTCGCCCTCCATGACATCACCAAGCGCTACCACGACTGCATCGTGCTCGACCGGGTCGGCTTCAGCATCAAGCCGGGCGAGAAGGTCGGTGTGATCGGCGACAACGGATCCGGCAAGTCCACACTGCTCAAGGTCCTCGCCGGCCGTGAGCAGCCCGACAACGGCATGCTCACCGTGGTCGCTCCCGGCGGCATCGGCTACCTGGCGCAGACTCTGGAGCTGCCGCTCGACGCCACCGTCCAGGACGCCGTCGACCTGGCCCTGTCCGACCTGCGCGAGCTCGAAGCGGCGATGCGCCGGACGGAGGCGGAACTGGCCGAGCACGACGCGGACGCCCCCGAATCGGAGCTGTCCGCCATCCTCCAGCGCTACGCCGTCCTCATCGAGCGGTACCAGGCGCGTGGCGGCTACGAGGCCGACGTACGGGTGGAGGTCGCGCTGCACGGCCTCGGACTGCCGGGCCTGGACCGCGACCGCAGGCTCAGGACCCTCTCCGGCGGCGAGCGCTCCCGGCTGGCACTCGCGGCGACCCTGGCCTCGGCACCGGAACTGCTGCTGCTCGACGAGCCGACCAACGACCTCGACGACGGGGCGATGGAATGGCTGGAGGACCACTTGCGGGGCCACCGCGGCACGGTGATCGCGGTCACCCACGACCGGGTGTTCCTCGACCGGCTCACCACCACGATCCTGGAGGTCGGCTCCGGCCGCGTGACCCGCTACGGCGACGGCTACGAGGGGTATCTGGCGGCCAAGGCCGTGGAACGTGCGCGGCGGCTGCGGGAGTACGAGGAGTGGCGCGCCGAACTCGACCGGAACCAGGGGCTGATCGCCTCCAACGTGGCGCGGATGGACAACATCCCGCGCAAGATGGCCCTCTCCTCGTTCGGCCACGGTGCGTACCGCAGGCGCGGACGGGACCATGGCGCGATGGCGCGGATCCGCAACGCCAAGCAACGCGTGGCCCAGCTGACCGAGAGCCCGGTCCACGCCCCCGCGGACCCGCTTTCCTTCGCGGCCCGCATCGAATCCGTGGGCCCGGAGGCGGCGGAGGAGGCGGTGGCCGAACTCACCGAGGTGAGAGTCGCGGACCGGCTGTCCGTCGGCTTCCTGCGGATCCGGCCGGGCGAGCGGCTGATGATCACCGGTCCCAACGGTGCGGGCAAGTCCACCTTGCTGCGGGTGCTTTCCGAGGAGTTGGCACCGGACAGCGGCTCGGTGCGCGTCGGTTGCCGGGTCGGGCACCTGCGGCAGGACGAGACACCCTGGCCGCCGGAACTGACCGTGCTGCGGGCCTTCGCCCACGGCCGGGGCGGCTACTTGGCGGACCACGCCGAAAAGCTGCTCTCCCTGGGCCTGTTCGGCCCGTCCGACCTACGGCGACGGGTGAAGGACCTGTCGTACGGACAGCGGCGCCGGATCGAGATCGCGCGGCTGGTCAGTGAGCCGATGGACCTGCTGTTGCTGGACGAGCCCACCAACCACCTCACCCCGGTGCTGGTCGAGGAGCTGGAGCAGGCGCTGGTGGACTTCCGGGGTGCCGTGGTCGTCGTCACCCACGACCGCCGGATGCGTTCCCGGTTCACCGGCGCCCGGCTCACCATGGACCGCGGGCACATCGCGGATTCCGGGGCGGCCTGA